The Helianthus annuus cultivar XRQ/B chromosome 15, HanXRQr2.0-SUNRISE, whole genome shotgun sequence genomic sequence TGAAGAGagtacattttttttttgtaagaaaaGACTGGCACACGAAAAGAGATGATCATTTAGAACACTATTTTGTTTTCGAGAACACACACGGAATAAATCTAACTACTTACATCACCCGTAGTgaggttttttggcgtttttcttCAAAAAAACGTCTAAACATGCACTTCGACCGCCCCCATGGGcatttttcttgaaaaattgGTTTGGGCGTTCCAATAAAACGCCGGGTCAAGATATGTTGGGCCAATCAGATGGTTCCAATTCAAATATCAttagtttttaattaaaaacaaaaaataataattaggtAATAATTGATGGGGCATTATCCCGCTACACCCATTTATGGAAAACGCCCCATAGTGTCTCATTGCTGACTGAACTACCGCATGACGTAAAACGTCCAAAGGTGGGGTCATTATTTGAGTCTTCCACTACACATGatcttagtttttttttaatggcCGTGCTTTTAAAACTGTATACTTTTTACAaactatttttattattttttattctcTTTAAGTTTTATCCTTTACCTACACGTATATGTATATCGGTAATATAACCGATACAAAACCTCTGTATGTCTAGGCTACATACATAAACGACAATCTAGTTAAccttttattattgttttaaatTTCATACGAAATAGAGGAGAAACAACAAACACTATACTAGTATCttttatttataacttttaagattatttttttaaataatttatgttgtttgtatgttttCATAACATATATAGTGTTTTACATAGATCAATCTCCCTATATCTAATCATATATTAGAGAAAGTGGTTGTGGGGGTAATTTCACTATAAAAAATTACAAACCAACCTTAACATCTGAAGTCTAAACTGGATATTAAACACCTCTAACATGACCTACATACAATTAGCCAATTAGCAAGGGAGATTCCTCACACATGCTTAGTTCTCAATTCTCACCACCTTCCTATACATTCcccctaaccccccccccccccccccccctcaccctCTTTCCCCTTATATCCTCACATCATGCTTTGTTTTTTTCTTAACCAATTATATCAACTTCTTTTCACATTCTCTTGCTTTCAATTCTTTCTTTTCATACAATTCCCACCTCAAATTCTAGCATATAAAGATAAAAATACATGGGGTTGAGCAGCAAACAAGTTTCTAGTGATCATCTTGAGTTCAGCTGGAGTACTCAAAACATGCTACTAACATCAGGCAACATGCAATCATCATCAAACCAACGTTCAACACCGATGAAAAGATCGCTACAAACACAACAATCTGATCCTTTAAAGTGTCCAAGATGCGATTCGACAAACACTAAGTTTTGTTACTACAACAACTACAACAAGACGCAGCCGCGACACTATTGTAAAGCGTGTAAGAGGCATTGGACCAAAGGTGGCACTCTTCGCAATGTCCCCGTTGGTGGTGGCCGGAAAAACAAGCGTGTCAAACGCCCTAACACCGCCACCACCTCAACAACCACCAACATGAATCACAATTTAGGGTTGAGTGATCAGAAATACATGTTCCCAGAtgataaaggtttgttttttaAGCCAAATGATAGTGCATTTGATCAAGTTTCTTGGGATTTTAATGGTAGTTTCACCAATGCCACTACCACTATGCAACAATTACCTCATCAAAATTTAGGGTTTTCTATGCATTCAAACTTGACTTCCAATAATGATacaattacaaaccctattcCAACCATTCCAACCTCTTATACACCATTCTTATCTTGTTTAAAAGATGATTCAACCCTCACAACAACAAGAATGATGATGCCGAATTCTTCGGCTGTTTCGCAACCATGGATGCAAGCTCCAACCACAAGCAATTTCTTGGAACCTAGTTATTGGACATGGAATGACATTGATTCAATGGTTCAAGCTGATCTGAATAAACCCTTTGATGATCCACTCATGAAAAACTAAATGGAGGTGAGATTGAGATTAAAATTAACCAAATTTAgattatttaatttgttttagggtttcttttttcttttcttttttttttttgtaagtaATTGTGGGTGTCTGGATGTATACTGTTGTTGAAGCTGTGGTTTCTTTTAGTATTTCAGCTTCATGGTTTTAATTATGTACTCTTTTTTTGTGAATCTATGTCATGAGTTGATGAAATATTATTTAATGTTAGTGGGGTTCCATATGAATTTGTGATTGAAATTGGAGTGATGTGCATGTGAAGAGACATTGGGGTCTTGTTACAGCTCAATTAGGGGTTTGAGTTGATGTCAAGATGAGAAAGAAAGATTCTTTTGTATTGCCCATTCTACAAATGGAATTTGTGGGACACTTTATCTTTCCATTTCTATCATATATGTTGATATAGTACATGATCTTGAGGTTATATATTTCAAATTACCAAATATCAATCAGTAAAAGTGTCACCTTTCAAATAGTTTTTTCAAACCTTCAGCATATATAATGTGGATGATTGATCCATATTTCATTGTGTAAAACTGTATTTGTTTATGGGCCGTGCTATAAGTACACCATGATCGGTGCCAACTGAACGTACAACCCCTCCTCTTGTCACATTAGTCATTTCACATGCGTTTAGAATTGGCGATTTATTTGTAAACAGGCCTTTTGCCCTTGCAGATCCTTAATAAATAGGCTTATAGCCCAAAATTTTGATCTAAGAGTTAATTGGTAAACCATGTGGTGTGTGTATAGCCTCAGTCGGTATCAGTCGTGTCTTGTCATCTCAGGTATCAAATTAGTCACCCTTGTCTCTCAATTACGGGTTGTTTGAAAACAGGACCAATAATATTGAAAGCGATAAGGTTGAATAGCGACGTTTCAATAGTCTTATTTGGGAATTTAAAACCACGAGTAAGAAATATTGATTCGCGATAATATGACAAGATTATCAACTTTTGTAGTAAGATGACCAAATGTCTAAATTGTTTGGCCAATTCCAGAAACCATTTTGTTTAGATTTGGTGTTGGTTCCATTAGGATCATATAATTATAATCAATGAATAACTCTAGTTACAACAATATATATACAAACAAACATTGGTTGGGCATTTTTAAAATATATGAAACAAAATATATCTATgtaataacaaaaatataaaaaagtatcTTAAGAATATTTATAATAAAACTTAAATACATAAAAATATTGGTCGGATATTTTGTCAATAGTTGTTCATGTGTACTTATAGAGAGAAGATCaatgttttattattaattaataaaagtATGGTACAACTAGTGATTATTGTGTGTAAATCTGGCCTAACGTTGATGACTCTAAGCATAATGGAATGATTAAGATGTGGTATAGCCCCCTTGATGAAATTATATGGACATGTGCAACACATATTCTCCACTATATAAAGGAGAAAAGCATGTGAATGGTTGTGAGCCCACAAGTTTTATTTGTGGTAGTTAAACCTTTGATCTCAAGTTTGGTCAAATCTTTGGATTGgagaaataaacatgtttttaatAAGATTTGCTTTCCAGATATTTAAATTTTGTACTGTTACTGGGAAAATAGTGAAAGTTGAAGTCGAATGGAAAACCTCTCGTAGATGCATTCAGACAGGTACCACTACATCACTCTTTGAAGGCAAAGACCTCTCTTCACCTTCTCTCCTCTTTCTTCCACCTCACACAGCTAGTGACGCCCGTGGGCGTCTCGTTCAAGATAATGTTACACTTATTAGAAACATATTGATTAGAGTTTATTTATATATGTGAAACAAGAGTAAAATTCATGtatgttttatgtggttttaaTTAAATAACAGATTTTAGTTATGGGTCATGATTTTTATAAGACTAGAGAGTatgggtgtcacaccccaaccgatggcggaatcatcggggcgcggcactgagcgaaacagattgttcagaagtttccacaacaactatcatacaattcagttatataacacgtcccataccgtgtcccaaataataacaagttatcatagaaatcaactaaacaatatgggaactgttccgacaactcaaatccttaattattacagaccaaatgtaaatattgttttaagacttctagacggctaactatagatcttactgactacaggtgccagtacaagatctacagataattatggccctggagcaggtatatggacactgtcctaaggtcactggctcctagaagcttattattgcctcgcttccctagcacgctagtagcttaaacacctgtcacatacgttaaaataaaagtcaatacatataatgtaaaggtgagtacacaagtttgatatagcatatagagttcgaatagtttacgcataaccaagcacgtacacaagggcaaacgatgcatgtaaattatcaacatgggaccatcgataccaatgacttcaagttgactgtccgagacagttcgcaatacatgattaccaccgtaatccatgcaagtaattgtccttagcaacccccgtgtgaacgggtgctgagtccaaactatagtactacgttgctaaagcaggcagatagcactccacgtgtaaacataataaacagcaatcatttagacaagtaatacatgcaagtaggttagcgttcaaatagtttgtgttgtttgtgaatttgatagattacgtatgtaacacccaaaagtgctgaaggcaaaaagggatcgagtatactcacagtggttggtcgtggattgaagggagcactgagaataggttagcctgaatagttcgataacacaacgatgagtaacgcggaaaaagtaaacaatgtacttggatcgagtaggctattcgatcggacagcagttcgatcgagtgggctgttcgattggtttgaaagtccattcgaacatccattcgatcggccggctggctcgatcggctggttccttcaagtggattgtttcttcctttgatgtgaaggatgtgtttgtgtatgatggtttgtactacctttcaagttggccgatcgaacagctgttcgatcggttagcccaaccgatcggctagcacttcattgttttcaaatatgtcactcgatcggttggcatgttcgatcgggtgacattccaaagtttcgaaaagtctaagtgttttgaagtatagtatctcatgattcgagcagtaatgattacaatcgagtggcgtagtcgatcgaacagtacctcgtcaatactacactttgtgagttggtgggtctaagtgctagtcgatcggttagcctagtcgatcggctggcatagtcgttcggttgggctgttcgatcgaacagcctagccgttcggccagcttctcgattcggttaacctatcacttaacacttggttattcccgttaattgttgatgttttagagatattttgactacgagttgaaccacaagctgaagtccctacttagtctactgactcgagcaggaatcacccaagctcggccagaggcggtttggaacttaagtttaacgtctaacccgaaatcggtatatctctcggtagaacccgaatcttgaaccatgtgtttgtttagattgatttgtaaatcggttcaagtctcgttttcacctttttgagtgtaaaagagttgaaagatagatgaaaacccatcttccaatccttttccaccgtgaaatgttaagatctttggaagattttaggttatttatatggaaatcggttagatctaagttattcatggtggaatgatgccaaaacttagtgttcttgaagaacacatgatgacatcacccaagaacacctagatcttggcgatttcatggatgaaatccaagttttgaaagatagaaagatggagaatcgattaatgaacaaaaacgtacaaggatcagagcgaaatacttaccggtttgagagaaatctgagatttagtgagaagaagaggctggtcggtcagagcttttccaaaagtggaaagcttgacaaggacagccctatttataggcttccaaaagaggaaagggtcagctgatcgaacagcatccctgatcgagcagctgcccgatcgaacagcctgttcgatcggctagcctgttcgatcaggttgccctgttcgatcggctagcctgttcgatcaggttgccctgttcgatcggcttgcctggttctgagtgtttcgcgacgatttttgatatttcgacttcgatgaacgatgatttgaggatgatagaattcctaatcaaattacttttagtcccaactactatatctaacatacaagcatccttacaccacgatttggattcgatttcgattgagtttgattcacctttgagtcttgattgagtttgattgattcaccacacactttaacataaaagtaaacatgcacaagtaacacgtaaggcacacacacacgtataaaagcattaaaattatccacacttgagttcgatgattgatttgattagcttgattattgattgactagctttattgcattgttacttcctattattcacagtcggtcgttgattcacagttcgattatcggccgatttgtttgattatacaacacttactccaaataataagaaaatcaaaatgaactaaaatgaaattaatctttattaacctttaattccaataacagtcaacacttgactttgactttgactttttttggaaaacacggggtgttacagtctcccctcctttagggaatttcgtcccgaaattaggccgagaaccgtacatcgccgtgtgattttaccaatttgatgcttcagatctatctgaacaactgcgggtacttggccttcatgtcactttcgagttcccaagtgaactccgcgcctcgtttgccttcccatcgtacctttacaataggaatgcgagagcgtctgagttgcttggtctgtcggtccatgatttcgacaggcttttccacgaagtgtagcgtctcattgacctgaagatcgtcgagtggtattattgcgtcgtggtcggctacgcattttcgaaggtttgaaatatggaaagtcgggtggacattgctgagttcctccggtaattcgagtttgtaggcaactttaccgatcctttccagaatcttaaaaggtccaacaaatcgaggcgcaagtttccctcttttgccgaatcggactactcccttccaaggtgatacctttaggagcacgtagtcgccaactgcaaattcgcggggcctgcgtcgtttatcggcgtacatcttttgtctgtcccgggcctttaccaagttttcccttatctggtgg encodes the following:
- the LOC110932950 gene encoding dof zinc finger protein DOF1.8; this encodes MGLSSKQVSSDHLEFSWSTQNMLLTSGNMQSSSNQRSTPMKRSLQTQQSDPLKCPRCDSTNTKFCYYNNYNKTQPRHYCKACKRHWTKGGTLRNVPVGGGRKNKRVKRPNTATTSTTTNMNHNLGLSDQKYMFPDDKGLFFKPNDSAFDQVSWDFNGSFTNATTTMQQLPHQNLGFSMHSNLTSNNDTITNPIPTIPTSYTPFLSCLKDDSTLTTTRMMMPNSSAVSQPWMQAPTTSNFLEPSYWTWNDIDSMVQADLNKPFDDPLMKN